In Melospiza melodia melodia isolate bMelMel2 unplaced genomic scaffold, bMelMel2.pri scaffold_47, whole genome shotgun sequence, one genomic interval encodes:
- the LOC134434767 gene encoding olfactory receptor 14I1-like → MSNSSSISHFLLLALADTWQLQLLHFCLLLGISLTALLGNGLIISAVACGHHLHTPMFFFLLNLALSDLGSICTTVPKAMHNSLWDTRDISYKGCASQVFFFMFFISADFYLLTIMCYDRYVSICKPLHYGTLLGSRACAHMAAAAWASALLTALIHTANTFSLPLCHGNVLGQFFCEIPQILKLSCSRSNYRELVHIAVSSCLALCCFAFIVFSYVQVFRAVLRIPSEHGRHKAFSTCLPHLAVVSLFLSTAVFAHLKPSSMSSPSLDLALSVLYSVVPPALNPLIYSLRNQELKAAVWRLMTGWFQKQ, encoded by the coding sequence atgtccaacagcagctccatcagccacttcctcctgctggcactggcagacacgtggcagctgcagctcctgcacttctgcctcttgctgggcatctccctgactgccctcctgggcaacggcctcatcatcagcgccgtagcctgcggccaccacctgcacacgcccatgttcttcttcctgctcaacctggccctcagcgacctgggatccatctgcaccactgtccccaaagccatgcacaattccctctgggacaccagggacatctcctacaaaggatgtgcttcccaagtctttttctttatgtttttcatttcagcagatttttaccttctgaccatcatgtgctatgaccgctacgtgtccatctgcaaacccctgcactatgggaccctcctgggcagcagagcttgtgcccacatggcagcagctgcctgggccagtgcccttctcactgctctcatccacacagccaatacattttctttgcccctgtgccatggcaatgtcctgggccagttcttctgtgaaatcccacagatcctcaagctctcctgctcacgttCAAACTACAGGGAACTTGTGCACATTGCAGTTAGTTCCTGTTTAGCACTTTGCTGTTTtgcgttcattgttttctcctatgtgcaggttttcagggctgtgctgaggatcccctctgagcatggacggcacaaagccttttccacctgcctccctcacctggccgtggtctctctgttcctcagcactgctgtgtttgctcacctgaagccctcctccatgtcctccccatccctggatctggccctgtcagttctgtactcagtggtgcctccagccctgaaccccctcatctacagcctgaggaaccaggagctcaaggctgcagtgtggagactgatgactggatggttccaGAAACAATAA